The stretch of DNA GTACTATTGTCATTGTAAATGGATTATATGAAGATGGAATATtggaagttaaaaaaattggtttacCACCAGCAGAACCATCAGAAGTATCAAGAGCACCATTTGGTACTGAAAATACATTTGGTGGAACaagtaaaatatcattaaagctatcagaaaaattaaaaaatcatgaagaAAGTCGTATATCAGAAATGATGGTAATTTTATCAGATGTTTGGCTTGATGATCCAGTTATTCTTAGTaaattaagaataatatttgatgGTTATTCTGATGATGCACCAATAGCATTTATATTGTGTGgtaattttttgtcatttgcACCAAATGTAACAAGTGCTGATAAACTTAAAGAaggttttaataaattagctGATATAATACAAGATTAtcctgatattaaaaaatattcaaaatttgtatttgtacCTGGACCACAGGATATATTTGCTCCAAAAATTTTACCAAAAGCTCCATTACCAGAATATCTGCTggatacatttataaaatctaTACCAGGTACATTTCTTGCTTATAATCCATGCAGGATTCAATATTGTACAAAagaaattgttgtttttcgTGAAGATATGATTGCCAAGTTATCAAGAAACACACTTAAATTTCCTGAGAAAGGACAACTCTATGAACATGTAAGTTTAGCTACATAATATCTAGCAattattgtgtaaattttaatataatattttatattttagtatgCAAGAACAATGGTTTGTCAATCACATCTAGCTCCAATGACACTTCCAGTTGTACCAGTCTACTGGAAACATGATCATGCACTTCAATTATTTCCAACACCAGATCTAATTGTTGTTGCTGATAGTTCACAATCTTATACAACAAGTTATGCTGATTGTAAAGTCATCAATCCAGGCTCATttcctaaaaataaattttcatttaaagtcTACAAACCAGGTATGGATGAAATTGAAGACTGTGAACTtcctgatgataatgatgactgaattaaaattaataataaaaggatgataaaaaaattaatatactattttgtaaatatatttatttataccagcattttattgaatttaaaaagtttttttataatattttaaatgagctgtgttattatttttaaattaaaattaacatattgaggtaaattgttctttttttgaatttaattcaaattttcatcCAAGTTTATTggctttttataaaaataataattaaagtacgtgagattgtttttttttgaattttagaagttaaattatttatcaaaaacgaagcatttttaattattaattaattgttatttaaaaaaagcactCAAATTTCATTGAGCCCAACAAAAtccattaaattaattattattttaaaaaaatatagctacagatttatatataatttaattattttttttcctctcataattttctttgtataaataaatagatcaattaataaaattttctttttttttattcaatttcatttataccttatttaataattaatcaatacattctttacaatttttttttttcttttcatttcatCTCGTTCacacataatttaaaaaaagaaaaattaatttacaattttacaggtaatttaaaaaaatctttttaccttgtaaaatatttaactaaaaatatagttattatttttatttataaattatttcgtgcataatttataacaaagaaaatttatttttaaaataaattcaagatttatatgaaaaagaatataaaatattcaattttttttttttttttaatatcattataaattctggcagacaaatttttatttataaattttaagatatattataattataaaaatcatgtggatttttgataaatatattttccacttaaatcaacaatttccACTAATTTTGCGCCAAAAATTCATTGCACTTGtggtttgttattatttaacagttttaataatttgttgaatttttttttctttcttttttttaatacatacaCAATAATACATGAAATACAGGTGCTCTCATTTACAAATGCCTCATTAATGAAACGGAGAAATTAATATaacatgaatatatttataaaaaaaaatatgaggaTTTATCAGACACAATTGTCCactgtaatattattattaattaatttaactattattattataattattatttgattttatttgtccGAGATGATGGTGTTTTAATAATGtgattgtcaatttttttttttgcctcatTTTGATATCTTTTACATGCTTGACTTCTTTCTTCAGCATCAAAATACCATAGTGTTATGGCATATCTTGTTTCAAATGCTGGCTGTACCTCGTGAGGATTTCTTCTGTCTGaccagaaaaataatattctatcAAATAAAGGCTCAATATCCGCTACTTGGTCCCGCCAACCTTCCGGAAATATCCTTAATAATCCACcatttttctgtaaattaaattataaattatttgagaaatattattaatagttttaattgtttaactaatattaaattaatttatggtagaaaaaaatgtagaaaaatttttgttgttgaatttatttttttcatattaatttattaataacttattcattgtttaaacaattaaattcaatttttaaaaattgaaaatttacactaaataaattttaaattaatgaaattattcaaattgatattttaaattgtttaaaggcaaaaatttattaatcgaAATTTGCTTgtggtgaagaaaaaaaaaatctatttattttttttatattaatttattattcattgtttaaacaattaaatttaatttttaaaaatcataaacttACATAAACgatatgtaaaattaataaaattattaaaaataatattgtaaattgtttaaaagtaaaaaaatttaatttatgatgaaaatgatgaacaacttttgtcaattaatttttttgagacataaaattgacataaattaaaatgaacttgtaaaaatattgatttaaaaatgataaaaaataaattaccttgATATCCcaattaatgtttaaataataaatagctgTTATACATCTTCCATCACGATTTGGATTGTCAACATGTTTAACGTAGTGTGATCCATGTCCAGGGTAACACGCCACCATTgcctgtaaaataaataaaaaaaaaatattattaaacaaacgaataacaaattaataaaccgAAACTAATTAActataaactataaaattataaatatcatcaagACAATAGACTCGATGGTAACATGAAtctttattcataaaaatttatcatcaaaaagtCACGTGTGTCGGTGACAACGTCCTCATTGAACTTGAGTCTTGACAAGTATGTAGcagtgtaatttaaaaaaaccagcTAATGACACagatactaaaaatttataaatataattatcaggGACAAGATATCATAATGataacatatttaattttagttacatttgtcaatttctttttaaatacgtTAAATTCGTCACGTAAgctttaatatcaatttctttttgttgttatttaacaataaacatgaaTCATTTATTCTTATCAAATTTCcagtttaaaaatagatatttttagaatcgaatatttattctaatgaacttttttattttttttaattttatcaccGGTATTGATAACCCTGGCAATTCCaagattaaaatatgataaaaaaaaaaataaaaaatttcatagaaatatatttttataatacttCAAGTaggtatttataatataattttttaaagaaaaatttataaactatgttttactcaatttatatattctatttttaacaaataatatccatttttttttttttttatatatttaaaattagataaaataaattttaatttatcaaaatt from Aphidius gifuensis isolate YNYX2018 linkage group LG4, ASM1490517v1, whole genome shotgun sequence encodes:
- the LOC122855890 gene encoding DNA polymerase epsilon subunit 2; the encoded protein is MSNLLKTVQSTFSMYGFIIRRDLSNYVVGQLQCVDEDERDTWLTKITDQLTSLNLTDPHITKEHIDQAIRECIRPDTNLNENEKIFNVISIIDIPKITYDIVRKKFQLEKIKPDYYSDADCKTNLYKNRLNLLKYRTLRHEAFEPKKFGETDVDKFNLVPVEYLLTNTKNGEVYVMGLLSQLVEGKYFLEDQGGAVQLDLKKAIFEAGVITEGTIVIVNGLYEDGILEVKKIGLPPAEPSEVSRAPFGTENTFGGTSKISLKLSEKLKNHEESRISEMMVILSDVWLDDPVILSKLRIIFDGYSDDAPIAFILCGNFLSFAPNVTSADKLKEGFNKLADIIQDYPDIKKYSKFVFVPGPQDIFAPKILPKAPLPEYLLDTFIKSIPGTFLAYNPCRIQYCTKEIVVFREDMIAKLSRNTLKFPEKGQLYEHYARTMVCQSHLAPMTLPVVPVYWKHDHALQLFPTPDLIVVADSSQSYTTSYADCKVINPGSFPKNKFSFKVYKPGMDEIEDCELPDDNDD